The following proteins come from a genomic window of Macadamia integrifolia cultivar HAES 741 chromosome 14, SCU_Mint_v3, whole genome shotgun sequence:
- the LOC122061051 gene encoding protein smg-9-like isoform X3 — protein sequence MAATGGSSSSNPSSAPKILLAKPGLNRGGGAGGSEDESVTLRSRLPPLASLNLLSDSWEFHTDRILQFLTENTDFTVIGVIGPPGAGKSTILNELYGFDASSPD from the exons ATGGCTGCTACTGGTGGGAGCAGTTCTTCAAATCCATCCTCTGCTCCGAAAATACTCTTGGCGAAACCTGGTTTGAACCGTGGCGGCGGAGCCGGTGGAAGCGAAGACGAATCTGTCACTCTTCGGTCTCGGCTACCACCTCTTGCATCTCTTAATCTCCTCTCTGATTCTTGGGAATTTCACACGGATCGGATTCTTCAG tTCCTGACTGAGAACACTGATTTCACTGTTATTGGAGTAATTGGACCTCCTGGGGCTGGCAAGTCGACCATCTTGAATGAGCTTTATGGGTTCGATGCTTCCTCACCTG ATTAG